The Alcanivorax sediminis genome window below encodes:
- a CDS encoding proline--tRNA ligase, with product MRTSQYLLATVKETPADAVVISHQLMLRAGLVRKLASGLYTWLPTGLRVLRKVENVIREEMDKAGAQEVLMPVVQPMELWEESGRAPAYGPELLRITDRHDNPFCLGPTHEEVITDMVRNEIHSYKQLPANFYQIQTKFRDEIRPRFGIMRSREFIMKDAYSFHTDTDSLAETYAIMHRAYCAIFDRLGLDYRPVEADTGAIGGAASHEFHVLADSGEDDIAFSDSSDYAANVELAEALAPATERATPSAVMEKIDTPNAKTIEELVQQFDLAIEKTIKTLVVKGAEEGTLVALLVRGDHELNDIKAEKLDSVASPMEFASEDEIRKAIGAGPGSLGPVNLPIKMIADRSVAVMSDFGAGANEDGKHFFNINWERDVALPEVADLRNVVEGDPSPDGNGTLTIKRGIEVGHIFQLGTKYSEALGAKVLDENGKSVIMPMGCYGIGVTRVVAAAIEQNHDDRGILWPEAIAPFTVALVPVNIKKSPRERELAEKLYAELTAAGIEVLFDDREKERLGVKLADSELIGIPHRIVIAERGMDNGVLEYKGRGDAENTDVPVDEVVAFIKSKLESN from the coding sequence ATGCGCACTTCCCAGTACCTGCTTGCCACTGTCAAAGAAACCCCGGCGGACGCCGTTGTCATCAGCCACCAGCTCATGCTGCGTGCCGGTCTGGTTCGCAAGCTGGCATCGGGCCTCTATACCTGGCTGCCCACTGGTCTGCGTGTCCTGCGCAAGGTGGAGAATGTGATCCGCGAGGAAATGGACAAGGCCGGTGCCCAAGAAGTGCTGATGCCAGTGGTGCAGCCCATGGAGTTGTGGGAAGAGTCCGGTCGTGCGCCGGCCTACGGCCCGGAGCTGTTGCGCATCACCGATCGTCATGACAACCCCTTCTGCCTGGGCCCCACCCATGAGGAAGTCATTACTGACATGGTCCGCAACGAGATCCACAGCTACAAGCAGTTGCCGGCCAACTTCTACCAGATTCAGACCAAGTTCCGCGATGAGATCCGTCCGCGCTTCGGCATCATGCGCTCGCGGGAGTTCATCATGAAGGATGCTTATTCCTTCCATACCGATACCGACTCCCTGGCGGAGACCTACGCGATCATGCATCGCGCTTATTGCGCGATCTTCGATCGTCTGGGTCTCGACTACCGCCCGGTGGAAGCGGACACCGGCGCCATCGGTGGTGCCGCCAGCCATGAGTTTCACGTGCTGGCCGACTCTGGCGAAGATGACATCGCCTTCTCTGACAGCTCTGACTACGCCGCCAATGTGGAGCTGGCCGAAGCCCTGGCTCCGGCCACCGAGCGCGCGACTCCGAGCGCCGTCATGGAGAAAATCGACACCCCGAACGCCAAGACCATTGAAGAGCTGGTGCAACAGTTTGATCTGGCCATCGAAAAGACCATCAAAACGCTGGTGGTGAAAGGGGCCGAGGAAGGCACGCTGGTGGCCTTGCTGGTCCGTGGCGACCATGAGTTGAACGACATCAAGGCTGAAAAACTGGATTCCGTGGCCTCCCCCATGGAATTCGCCAGCGAAGACGAAATCCGCAAGGCCATTGGCGCCGGTCCTGGCTCCCTCGGCCCGGTGAATCTGCCCATCAAGATGATTGCCGACCGCAGTGTGGCGGTGATGAGCGACTTCGGCGCAGGCGCCAACGAAGACGGCAAGCACTTCTTCAACATCAACTGGGAACGCGATGTGGCGCTGCCAGAGGTGGCCGACCTGCGCAATGTGGTGGAAGGCGATCCGAGCCCTGACGGCAACGGCACCCTGACCATCAAGCGCGGTATCGAAGTGGGTCACATCTTCCAGCTGGGCACCAAGTACTCTGAAGCACTGGGTGCCAAGGTACTGGATGAAAACGGCAAATCCGTGATCATGCCCATGGGGTGTTACGGCATCGGCGTTACCCGCGTGGTCGCCGCTGCTATCGAGCAGAACCATGACGACCGTGGCATTCTGTGGCCGGAAGCTATTGCCCCGTTCACCGTGGCGCTGGTACCCGTGAACATCAAGAAGAGCCCGCGCGAGCGTGAGCTGGCGGAAAAACTCTACGCAGAACTCACCGCTGCGGGCATCGAAGTGCTGTTTGACGACCGCGAAAAAGAGCGCCTGGGCGTGAAGCTGGCCGACAGCGAACTGATCGGCATTCCCCACCGCATCGTCATCGCCGAGCGCGGCATGGACAACGGGGTCCTGGAATATAAGGGACGTGGGGATGCGGAAAATACCGATGTGCCAGTGGATGAAGTTGTGGCGTTCATCAAGAGCAAGTTGGAAAGCAATTAA
- a CDS encoding PaaI family thioesterase has protein sequence MLDAQQVQQVIYEGLPAASEEGLVVESICDHRARVRSPFRPSTLRPGGSISGPTMMGLADAAMYAAVLGALGRVEMAVTQNLNINFLARPGQKDLIAEAVILRLGRRSAVLEVQLFSEGSDDMVAHVTGTYALPVS, from the coding sequence ATGTTGGATGCGCAACAGGTTCAACAGGTGATTTACGAAGGTCTGCCGGCGGCGTCCGAAGAGGGGTTGGTGGTGGAATCCATTTGCGATCATCGTGCCCGTGTGCGTAGTCCTTTCCGGCCTTCCACGTTGCGACCGGGGGGCTCTATCTCCGGGCCAACCATGATGGGGCTGGCGGATGCGGCCATGTATGCGGCGGTGCTGGGTGCACTGGGGCGGGTTGAGATGGCGGTGACCCAGAACCTGAACATCAACTTTCTGGCCCGTCCGGGGCAGAAGGATCTGATCGCCGAGGCAGTGATACTGCGGCTGGGGCGTCGATCAGCGGTGCTGGAAGTCCAGCTGTTCAGCGAGGGCAGTGATGACATGGTCGCCCATGTGACCGGGACCTATGCGTTGCCGGTTAGCTGA
- a CDS encoding translocation/assembly module TamB domain-containing protein, with amino-acid sequence MADSPQHGAGPVIRRAVIGLFAVVALLLLLACLLVYGLVGTSPGNRWLLTQVSNIIPGELQVDDWQGNLLGSLSLSGIRYRNETVNLELDQLNASLKPTTLPRGWLTFEFLSLGNLRIHTGAIAQSETTGNPLPDSLSLPIGIRIEQLAVESVQLNGTRWIRNLEGESLSAWRRFQVARLDALLMDDLQLNVSGHGQLSSPYPIDSRIRWQQSLPENEQINAQLASGELTAQGPLTALRLNHDLLQPLRIHSRGDLQYRDAQWQVALLHEWQAQPLPLKNDDGLTLDDGKLLTHGPLAALQIQGQTALRRQSPNQEPQKLEIKLDSILGDQTLNIAELTLRQSRQRLTGKGSVQLKPLKWDLALSGSINTGIFSPQLEGQLDIDGHSQGQLEGKHWQLEPGTITATGTLRQQPLRLKAQTKGNADNLHIDSTLQWGDNRLQLTGKAWPQWQLNGQLTLNSLAQLDNRLQGSISGNLKIQGKPQSPRFSGQLTGSELSQSSMTLATINAVFKDLGIGPQPQQLNITLSDLTLAGQPALDTANLDLQGTIADHQLLLDLQQGDTSLHSQLDGALSLAGGRPPAWRGALSNTRLAQDDLGEWLQVAATDVSLTASKQTLGELCLRQQDSQLCADGTRQGNHQLALNARIDALPLALFSFLLGQDYSLEGTLHGQAHLEGSLDTPRGEINLRTEQAKLNVNVQDGPPPWQLDTLALDTQLDGKQAHTRLTLVSALGQVNAELTHGFSADAVMAGQASFQVERLSIVEMLTADLRDVSGKLNGDVQLGGTLRAPVIEGTVALRDGYALVPALGTAVSKIDLSLQGSPQGRLSVAGQALMGSGTLKVDGYLDPARWPLALNLHFTGQRLLVADRPDAQVRVSPDLYLKGDLGGMMLSGQVIIPEAAIHPEQLPEGAITVSDDQILVHQEGDASQRFPLGMDVTVTLGDKVSFNGFGLNATLGGNLQILQEPQQPPQLNGELVVVEGRYRAYGQNLAISDGQLIFQGQPDNPGLDIRAYRKIPSEAITVGVQLGGTLQSPEATLYSDPGMEPSQIMSYLLTGRPLEGGTQNDANRIAQALAVYGLEKGSGVTEKIGDRLGVDEITVGSDWETEDAALMLGKQLSDRLYLTYAIGLFDAVSTVMLRYTLTRSLHLEARSSSEANSLDLIWEKELR; translated from the coding sequence ATGGCGGATTCACCTCAGCATGGGGCCGGACCTGTGATTCGCCGCGCAGTCATTGGGCTGTTCGCCGTGGTGGCGTTGCTACTGTTATTGGCCTGCCTGCTCGTCTATGGCCTGGTGGGGACATCCCCCGGGAATCGCTGGCTGCTCACCCAGGTCAGCAATATCATCCCCGGAGAACTGCAGGTCGATGACTGGCAGGGTAACCTGCTTGGCTCGCTGTCACTGTCGGGGATCCGCTATCGCAACGAGACCGTCAACCTGGAGCTGGACCAGCTCAATGCCAGCCTGAAGCCAACAACACTGCCCCGGGGCTGGCTCACCTTTGAGTTCCTGAGCCTGGGCAACCTGCGTATCCACACTGGCGCCATCGCTCAGTCGGAGACAACCGGCAATCCCCTGCCCGACAGCCTTAGCCTGCCGATTGGCATTCGCATCGAGCAACTGGCGGTTGAATCCGTGCAGTTGAATGGTACGCGATGGATACGGAATCTGGAGGGAGAGAGCCTCTCCGCCTGGCGGCGGTTCCAGGTTGCCCGTCTGGACGCGCTGCTGATGGATGATCTGCAATTGAATGTCAGCGGTCATGGGCAACTGTCTTCACCCTATCCGATCGACAGCCGTATCCGCTGGCAGCAATCACTGCCCGAGAATGAACAAATCAATGCACAGCTCGCCAGCGGTGAACTCACCGCCCAAGGCCCTCTGACCGCACTGCGGCTGAACCATGATCTGCTCCAGCCACTGCGCATCCATTCCCGTGGTGATCTGCAATACCGCGATGCGCAGTGGCAGGTAGCGCTGCTGCACGAGTGGCAGGCGCAACCATTGCCGCTGAAAAATGACGATGGCCTGACGCTTGATGACGGCAAGTTGCTGACCCATGGTCCCCTCGCGGCCTTGCAGATACAAGGCCAGACCGCCCTGCGGCGGCAGTCACCGAATCAGGAACCGCAAAAGCTGGAGATCAAATTAGACAGCATACTTGGCGATCAAACCCTCAATATTGCCGAACTGACACTGCGTCAATCCAGGCAACGCCTGACCGGCAAGGGCAGCGTCCAGCTGAAGCCGTTGAAATGGGATCTGGCCCTGAGCGGCTCAATCAACACCGGTATTTTCTCCCCGCAGCTGGAAGGCCAGCTGGATATCGATGGCCATAGCCAGGGCCAACTGGAGGGCAAACACTGGCAGTTGGAGCCAGGCACCATTACCGCCACGGGCACCCTGCGTCAGCAACCCTTGCGCCTGAAAGCCCAGACCAAAGGCAACGCCGACAACTTACACATCGACAGCACTCTTCAGTGGGGTGACAACCGCTTGCAGCTGACGGGCAAAGCCTGGCCGCAGTGGCAGCTCAATGGCCAACTGACATTGAACTCACTTGCCCAGTTGGATAACCGATTGCAAGGCAGTATCTCCGGCAACCTCAAGATTCAGGGTAAACCGCAGTCCCCCCGTTTCAGCGGACAGCTGACGGGTAGTGAGTTGAGTCAGTCATCCATGACACTGGCGACAATCAACGCGGTGTTCAAGGATCTCGGTATCGGTCCGCAGCCACAACAGCTGAACATCACTCTCAGTGATCTTACGCTGGCAGGGCAGCCTGCACTCGACACCGCCAATCTGGACTTGCAAGGCACGATTGCTGATCACCAACTCTTGCTGGATCTTCAACAAGGCGACACCTCCCTGCATAGCCAACTGGATGGCGCGCTGTCCCTGGCTGGCGGTCGCCCCCCAGCGTGGCGAGGCGCCCTGAGTAACACTCGGCTTGCCCAGGACGATTTGGGGGAGTGGCTTCAGGTTGCCGCAACTGACGTTTCGCTGACCGCCAGCAAACAGACGCTGGGTGAACTATGCCTGCGACAGCAGGACAGCCAGCTGTGCGCCGATGGCACGCGTCAGGGCAATCATCAGCTTGCTCTCAACGCCCGGATCGACGCTCTCCCCCTGGCGTTGTTTTCTTTCCTGCTGGGTCAGGATTACAGCCTTGAAGGGACCCTTCACGGCCAGGCCCATCTCGAGGGCTCTCTGGATACTCCCCGTGGTGAAATCAACCTGCGGACCGAGCAGGCAAAGCTCAACGTCAATGTGCAGGATGGCCCTCCGCCCTGGCAGCTGGACACACTGGCACTGGACACGCAGCTGGATGGCAAGCAGGCACACACCCGTCTCACGCTGGTGTCGGCGCTGGGGCAGGTAAACGCAGAGCTGACCCATGGATTCAGCGCGGACGCGGTCATGGCCGGACAGGCATCCTTTCAGGTGGAGCGCCTGTCGATCGTTGAAATGCTGACCGCAGATTTGCGGGATGTCAGCGGCAAATTGAATGGCGATGTTCAACTGGGCGGCACGCTTAGGGCACCGGTCATTGAAGGCACCGTAGCATTGCGCGACGGCTATGCCCTGGTGCCCGCGCTGGGTACCGCCGTGAGCAAGATCGACTTGTCATTGCAGGGTTCACCACAGGGACGCCTGAGCGTCGCCGGGCAGGCGCTGATGGGCAGTGGCACGCTCAAAGTTGATGGTTATCTGGATCCCGCTCGCTGGCCACTGGCGCTAAACCTTCATTTCACCGGCCAGCGACTGCTGGTAGCCGATCGTCCGGATGCGCAGGTGAGGGTATCACCGGACCTGTACCTGAAAGGCGACCTTGGGGGAATGATGCTCAGTGGCCAGGTCATCATTCCGGAGGCAGCCATTCATCCGGAGCAACTGCCAGAGGGCGCCATCACGGTCAGCGACGATCAGATCCTGGTCCACCAGGAGGGCGACGCCAGCCAGCGGTTTCCTCTCGGTATGGACGTCACCGTCACGCTCGGCGACAAGGTCAGCTTTAACGGATTCGGCCTTAACGCCACCCTTGGCGGCAACCTGCAGATTCTCCAGGAACCCCAGCAGCCTCCCCAGCTCAATGGTGAACTGGTGGTCGTGGAAGGACGCTACCGGGCCTATGGCCAGAACCTGGCCATCAGTGATGGCCAGCTGATTTTCCAGGGCCAGCCCGACAACCCCGGCCTGGACATCCGCGCCTACCGCAAGATTCCGAGCGAGGCGATTACCGTGGGCGTGCAGCTCGGCGGCACCCTGCAAAGTCCCGAGGCTACGCTGTACTCCGACCCCGGCATGGAGCCCAGCCAGATCATGTCCTACCTGCTGACCGGCCGGCCGCTGGAAGGGGGCACCCAGAACGATGCGAACCGCATTGCTCAGGCGCTGGCCGTGTACGGACTGGAGAAAGGCAGTGGGGTGACAGAAAAAATCGGCGACCGGCTGGGCGTGGATGAGATTACCGTGGGCAGCGACTGGGAAACGGAAGACGCAGCACTGATGCTTGGCAAGCAACTTTCCGACCGTCTCTACCTGACCTACGCCATCGGTCTGTTTGATGCCGTCTCCACCGTCATGCTGCGTTACACCCTCACACGCAGCCTGCACCTGGAAGCCCGCTCCAGCTCGGAGGCCAACAGCCTGGATCTGATCTGGGAGAAGGAATTGCGATAA
- a CDS encoding autotransporter assembly complex protein TamA yields the protein MTDKDQGLIPKLPTAWIIVLLLLLPLPVLARDEPELFITGDASEIVTENIRALINLQGYPCHPPKAQYGLIRRQILKHATEGLQAMGYYESQLTLSANTGGACATVSLDVRTGPAVILARADIRLQGDAANDPVFQALVDEDSLHIGERLQHDRYTRLKRNLQQSLINRGYMEGSLKRHELNVDTRTRKATIVLHVDSGPRYRFGKVEVSGSELDPALIDAYVQFREGQPFDSKRVLETQQAYLGAGYFSAARIQKGAADPNTRVIPISITLSDNHRWSLLTGVGFSTDTGPRIRLGIENRRVNRQGHRFRAETQLSEVEQGAGASYQIPLSDPLHERLDLHTSYVNEDTDSNTNERWMTGADYIVELNNRWVSTVSLEYLRETWQIADEVDQAELIMPGYQLSRIKANDPVYPTFGWRLSGKIRFAHQGLSSTSSFVQFTPSGKIVFPVIGGRILARMDLGYTEINDVTELPASLRFFAGGDSSIRGFGYESLGPEDANGEVIGGRHMATGSLEFDHPITEKWHFAVFSDAGNAFNDIEDYELRHSAGAGIRWRSPLGPIRLDAARAIDENRQWRIHLSMGPDL from the coding sequence ATGACTGACAAGGACCAGGGCTTGATTCCAAAGCTGCCAACAGCATGGATTATCGTACTGCTGTTACTGTTACCCCTCCCGGTACTTGCCCGGGACGAACCGGAGCTGTTCATCACAGGCGACGCCAGCGAAATCGTCACCGAAAATATCCGTGCCCTGATCAATCTTCAGGGCTATCCCTGCCACCCGCCCAAGGCGCAGTACGGCCTGATTCGTCGCCAGATTCTCAAGCATGCCACTGAAGGGCTGCAGGCCATGGGCTATTACGAAAGCCAGCTGACCCTGTCAGCGAACACCGGCGGCGCCTGTGCCACGGTTAGCCTTGATGTACGCACCGGCCCTGCGGTGATCCTCGCCCGCGCGGACATTCGTTTACAGGGAGACGCGGCGAATGATCCGGTATTCCAGGCACTGGTGGATGAAGATTCGCTGCACATTGGCGAGCGCCTGCAACATGATCGCTACACCCGTCTGAAACGAAACCTCCAGCAGAGCCTGATCAATCGCGGCTACATGGAAGGCAGCCTCAAACGCCATGAACTGAATGTGGATACCCGCACGCGCAAAGCGACCATCGTGTTGCATGTGGACAGCGGCCCACGCTACCGGTTTGGCAAGGTCGAGGTGTCAGGCAGTGAACTGGATCCGGCACTCATTGATGCCTATGTGCAGTTCAGGGAAGGCCAGCCCTTTGACAGCAAGCGAGTGCTGGAAACCCAGCAAGCCTATCTGGGCGCGGGCTATTTCAGTGCTGCCCGCATCCAGAAAGGCGCTGCCGACCCGAATACCCGAGTGATCCCGATCAGTATCACCCTGAGCGACAATCATCGTTGGTCGCTGCTCACAGGGGTGGGTTTCAGCACCGATACCGGGCCGCGGATCCGCCTCGGTATCGAAAACCGCAGGGTCAATCGGCAGGGGCATCGCTTCCGGGCGGAAACCCAGCTCTCCGAAGTGGAGCAAGGCGCCGGGGCCAGCTATCAGATTCCGCTCTCGGATCCGCTGCATGAGCGTCTGGACTTGCATACCAGTTACGTCAACGAAGACACGGACAGCAATACCAATGAACGCTGGATGACCGGTGCGGACTACATCGTCGAACTCAACAACCGGTGGGTGAGCACAGTATCGCTGGAGTACCTGCGGGAAACCTGGCAAATCGCCGATGAGGTGGATCAGGCCGAACTGATCATGCCGGGCTACCAGCTCAGTCGTATCAAGGCCAACGACCCGGTCTACCCCACCTTTGGCTGGCGTCTCAGCGGCAAGATCCGTTTTGCCCATCAGGGCCTGTCATCCACCTCTTCATTCGTACAGTTCACTCCCAGTGGCAAGATCGTGTTTCCTGTTATCGGTGGTCGAATTCTGGCGCGCATGGATCTGGGTTACACCGAAATCAATGACGTCACCGAGCTGCCTGCCTCATTGCGCTTCTTTGCCGGTGGCGACTCCAGCATTCGCGGCTTCGGTTATGAGTCACTCGGGCCGGAAGATGCCAATGGCGAGGTGATCGGTGGCCGCCATATGGCCACGGGCTCGCTCGAGTTCGATCATCCCATCACCGAGAAGTGGCACTTCGCGGTATTCTCCGACGCCGGCAATGCCTTTAACGATATCGAGGATTATGAGCTGCGCCACAGTGCCGGCGCGGGGATTCGCTGGCGCTCACCACTGGGCCCCATTCGTCTGGACGCGGCCCGAGCCATCGACGAAAACCGGCAATGGCGGATTCACCTCAGCATGGGGCCGGACCTGTGA
- a CDS encoding response regulator transcription factor has product MSENLALLLVEDDEMLAAQTARALGRSAAQIDIAHDADSARALIQQLQRLDAAILDQNLGQDNGLDLIAPILARFPRCKVLLLTGYGSIAAAVAATHRGAHNYLTKPASASEILEAINADPASLGNTLPATPPSLQRLEWEHIQRTLEAHDGNISRAADALGIHRRTLQRRLKKRPSASQYQREKGSD; this is encoded by the coding sequence ATGTCTGAGAACCTGGCACTGCTGCTGGTGGAAGATGATGAAATGCTGGCCGCGCAGACCGCCCGTGCGTTGGGCCGAAGCGCCGCACAGATCGACATCGCCCACGATGCGGACAGCGCCAGAGCCCTGATCCAGCAGCTTCAGCGCCTGGATGCCGCGATCCTTGACCAGAATCTGGGACAGGATAATGGCCTGGACCTGATCGCCCCGATCCTCGCCCGCTTCCCACGCTGCAAGGTGCTGCTGCTGACCGGTTACGGCAGCATTGCCGCCGCAGTAGCCGCAACCCACCGCGGCGCTCACAACTACCTGACCAAACCCGCCAGCGCCAGTGAAATCCTGGAAGCGATCAACGCAGATCCTGCCAGTCTGGGCAACACCCTCCCCGCTACGCCGCCATCGCTGCAACGGCTGGAGTGGGAGCATATCCAGCGCACGCTGGAGGCTCATGATGGCAACATCTCCCGGGCCGCCGATGCGCTTGGCATCCACCGTCGCACCTTGCAGCGGCGCCTGAAAAAGCGCCCCAGCGCGAGCCAGTACCAGCGGGAAAAAGGCAGCGACTGA
- a CDS encoding ActS/PrrB/RegB family redox-sensitive histidine kinase translates to MDNRLSLRSWRLRLIWLRSLLVLLFTLALMLLQSLGHTGYHLGQLSWLGAMLLPSLITLLSHRSRKHQSQLLTLELGLDTVLFILLLQSFGGAGNPLSFYLLVPALLASLTLPLFNSLLVAGLALSGYLITFNWYHRPADDTPLHALSHELSGLHSVGMAVVFVALMLMLTLLGQVIQRLMRQQQRQQEQAMDLAGRREHMYQIAATLADQAHELNTPLGTLVMLADNLQHAQDLPESLRGEVSQIDQLARTVSQRLKKNTADNLAGPQQLSTLIDQLSQQLRHLAPTLNVQRDLTVDPVLADGGSWFRILSNLGYNAMDAGATRWVISSDQDEQGFALQASDDGPAHADSERQGLGMGLILVNTALEQMGATMEIEFGHQWTQVRIRHQVAELPTGGRRQHV, encoded by the coding sequence ATGGACAACCGCCTTTCCCTGAGAAGCTGGCGCCTGCGACTGATCTGGTTACGCAGCCTGCTGGTATTGCTGTTCACCCTGGCCCTCATGCTACTGCAGAGCCTGGGGCACACCGGCTATCATCTGGGCCAACTCAGCTGGCTGGGCGCGATGCTGTTGCCCAGCCTGATTACGTTACTCAGCCACCGCTCCCGCAAACACCAAAGCCAGCTACTGACTCTGGAGCTGGGACTGGATACGGTGCTGTTCATCCTGCTCCTGCAGTCGTTTGGCGGCGCCGGCAACCCACTGTCATTTTACTTGCTGGTCCCCGCGTTACTGGCCTCTCTTACCTTGCCCCTTTTCAACAGTCTGCTGGTGGCAGGGCTGGCCTTGAGCGGCTATCTGATCACGTTCAACTGGTATCACCGCCCCGCGGATGACACACCACTGCATGCGCTGAGTCATGAACTGAGCGGCTTGCACAGCGTCGGTATGGCGGTCGTGTTTGTGGCCCTGATGTTGATGCTGACGTTACTGGGCCAGGTCATCCAGCGACTGATGCGCCAACAACAGCGCCAGCAGGAGCAGGCCATGGACCTGGCCGGCCGCCGGGAGCACATGTACCAGATTGCCGCCACCCTGGCGGATCAGGCCCATGAGTTGAATACCCCCTTGGGAACGCTGGTGATGCTGGCTGACAACCTTCAACACGCGCAGGACCTGCCTGAAAGTTTGCGCGGTGAAGTCAGTCAGATTGACCAACTGGCCAGAACCGTCTCGCAACGGCTGAAGAAAAACACCGCCGACAATCTGGCTGGACCTCAACAACTCAGCACCCTGATTGACCAGTTGTCACAACAACTTCGTCATCTGGCACCCACTTTGAATGTGCAGCGTGATCTGACCGTTGACCCGGTGCTGGCAGATGGCGGCAGCTGGTTCCGCATTCTCAGCAATCTGGGCTACAACGCCATGGATGCCGGAGCCACTCGCTGGGTTATCTCCAGCGATCAGGACGAACAGGGGTTTGCCCTGCAAGCCAGTGATGACGGCCCTGCCCATGCCGACTCCGAACGTCAGGGACTGGGCATGGGATTGATTCTGGTGAATACAGCGCTGGAACAAATGGGCGCTACCATGGAGATCGAGTTCGGACATCAGTGGACCCAGGTACGCATTCGCCATCAGGTCGCTGAGCTGCCCACCGGCGGGAGGAGGCAGCATGTCTGA
- a CDS encoding class I SAM-dependent methyltransferase, giving the protein MSLYEDRVFPVLLDWATRPVWRDRENLLQKAHGKVLELGVGTGANFPLYTDKATEIHGIEPGEALLDLARESARHCPDPERFHLRTGDAQALPYADESFDTVVACLVFCTIPDPQAAAREAFRVLKPGGTLLALEHVASEKRWVRHVQTGLNPAWKHLACGCQLTRDTASTFREAGFRLNKATHRKHPKLPAFAAELLDGALLKP; this is encoded by the coding sequence ATGTCGCTCTACGAAGACCGTGTTTTTCCCGTACTGCTGGACTGGGCTACCCGCCCGGTCTGGCGGGATCGTGAAAACCTGTTGCAGAAAGCCCATGGCAAGGTGCTGGAGCTGGGCGTAGGTACCGGCGCCAATTTCCCGCTCTACACGGACAAAGCCACCGAAATTCATGGTATTGAGCCCGGCGAGGCGCTGCTGGATCTGGCTCGCGAATCAGCCCGGCACTGCCCTGACCCGGAGCGCTTCCACCTGCGAACCGGCGATGCCCAGGCGCTGCCCTATGCCGATGAAAGCTTTGATACCGTGGTCGCCTGCCTGGTGTTCTGTACCATTCCCGACCCACAAGCCGCTGCCAGGGAAGCGTTTCGGGTGCTCAAGCCCGGCGGGACCCTGCTGGCACTGGAGCATGTGGCTAGCGAAAAACGCTGGGTACGGCACGTTCAGACTGGCCTCAACCCGGCCTGGAAACACCTTGCCTGCGGCTGCCAGCTGACCCGCGACACCGCCAGCACCTTCCGTGAAGCCGGTTTCCGGCTCAACAAGGCCACCCATCGCAAACATCCCAAGTTACCCGCATTTGCGGCGGAGCTGTTGGACGGGGCGTTACTGAAACCCTGA
- a CDS encoding PA4642 family protein: MAERKDKKKVIGEPMTDEQIQVFLNFSGEEGVSTDFHILEKAYRALRAEDFERFIVFFKEQGRDLNAQDPSGRTLLSHIEGHAKSDDYADVLRDAGGHA, translated from the coding sequence ATGGCTGAGCGCAAAGACAAGAAGAAGGTCATCGGCGAACCGATGACCGATGAGCAGATCCAAGTATTCCTGAACTTTTCCGGCGAAGAGGGTGTATCCACCGATTTTCACATCCTGGAAAAGGCCTACCGCGCCCTGCGCGCCGAGGATTTCGAGCGCTTTATTGTGTTTTTCAAGGAGCAGGGGCGCGACCTGAATGCTCAGGATCCCTCGGGCAGAACCCTGCTGTCCCACATTGAAGGCCACGCCAAATCCGATGATTACGCAGATGTCCTGCGTGACGCTGGCGGTCACGCCTGA
- a CDS encoding HU family DNA-binding protein yields the protein MAAKKKAAAKAATAPAAARKVKTITEPMNKTQIVNQISETTGLAKKDVNAVFDELAVIMEGHLKKRAAGQFTLPGLMKVVTQKKPATKARKGINPFTGEETTFAAKPARTTVKIRPLKKLKDMAS from the coding sequence ATGGCTGCAAAGAAGAAAGCCGCTGCCAAAGCCGCAACCGCACCTGCTGCTGCACGCAAAGTTAAAACCATCACCGAACCGATGAACAAAACCCAGATCGTTAACCAGATCAGCGAAACCACCGGACTGGCGAAGAAAGACGTCAACGCCGTATTCGATGAGCTGGCCGTGATCATGGAAGGCCACCTGAAGAAGCGTGCCGCCGGCCAGTTCACTCTGCCCGGTCTGATGAAAGTCGTCACCCAGAAGAAGCCTGCCACCAAGGCTCGCAAGGGCATCAACCCTTTCACCGGCGAAGAAACCACCTTTGCTGCCAAGCCGGCACGCACCACGGTGAAGATCCGCCCGTTGAAGAAGCTCAAGGACATGGCCTCCTGA